A region from the Metarhizium brunneum chromosome 7, complete sequence genome encodes:
- a CDS encoding mitochondrial 54S ribosomal protein mL40, with protein MASLFSLGSLLGKPPKSAIPSAARLLSTTTPTMARQAPSKPGPGTKPVRKSRQAPKSENFQRIKTLRQNMFSPAPPPLRMARQRYLRHWTIHRAWQLFRRQQHESMGKERQRMHAGMYNACEELRKTVGPDGRGEGYLYRVAMEKKGVWGTDAVPIEYARFQTDSPAKEPWNHDWKR; from the coding sequence ATGGCGTCATTATTCTCCCTCGGcagcctccttggcaagCCGCCCAAATCAGCAATCCCCTCGGCCGCGCGCCTCCTCTCAACCACCACACCCACCATGGCTCGCCAAGCGCCGTCCAAACCCGGCCCGGGGACAAAGCCCGTCCGCAAGAGCCGCCAGGCCCCCAAGTCGGAAAACTTCCAGCGCATCAAGACCCTCAGGCAGAACATGTTCTCGCCGGCCCCGCCGCCGCTGAGGATGGCCCGGCAGCGATACCTGCGCCACTGGACGATCCACCGCGCGTGGCAGCTGTTTCGGCGCCAGCAGCATGAGAGCATGGGCAAGGAGAGACAGCGCATGCACGCCGGCATGTACAATGCCTGCGAGGAGCTGAGGAAGACGGTCGGGCCCGATGGCAGGGGCGAAGGGTATCTGTACAGAGtggccatggagaagaagggcgtCTGGGGCACGGATGCTGTCCCCATTGAGTATGCGCGGTTCCAGACGGATAGTCCCGCAAAGGAGCCTTGGAATCACGACTGGAAAAGGTAG
- the FUS2_3 gene encoding 20-hydroxy-prefusarin hydrolase FUS2 gives MADPNATMYQLSKDSDFHFGILRALAMAPFDGSDIDECLGAANSIVPGDFESFATSFLSIANTVYKRGLSIAKTKFPISARTAFFSAATYFRSADFYLHGNPADPRIMDYWAKQTEAFDQGLALLSPPGARLTIKTPEFDIPCIWITPDHEVKQRPTIIMGNGYDGSQEEMYHVAGVAALERGYNVLTYEGPGQPSPRRYQNKGFIAEWEKVVTPILDHVLNMTKSVDPTAVALYGLSLGGYMAPRAAAFDHRFAAIMALDGVWDFGAVIRHDFGPDAMQIYDSGDKAKFDQLAQQYLKPGVRTRLRWGLEQGMWAFNTTSPFEFVTRVQKFSLAKVAHQIRTPALIGDAEGDIFFKGQAQQLAQAIGKWATLYQFKNKDSIGTHSGIGALKQHNQVIYDWFEDILHR, from the coding sequence ATGGCGGACCCCAATGCAACCATGTATCAGCTCAGCAAGGACTCCGATTTCCATTTTGGGATTCTTCGCGCTCTTGCGATGGCGCCCTTTGACGGCTCAGATATTGACGAGTGTCTCGGGGCTGCTAATTCAATTGTACCTGGTGACTTTGAGAGCTTCGCAACGTCATTTCTCAGCATTGCAAACACAGTCTATAAGCGAGGATTGAGCATCGCCAAAACCAAGTTTCCCATTTCGGCGCGAACTGCATTCTTCAGTGCCGCCACGTACTTTCGTAGTGCTGATTTCTATCTCCATGGCAATCCGGCGGACCCTCGAATTATGGACTATTGGGCCAAACAGACGGAAGCGTTTGACCAGGGCCTCGCACTGCTCTCGCCGCCTGGCGCAAGACTCACCATCAAGACTCCGGAGTTCGATATTCCCTGTATCTGGATCACGCCAGACCATGAGGTAAAGCAACGGCCAACCATCATCATGGGCAACGGCTATGATGGATCTCAAGAGGAAATGTACCACGTCGCTGGTGTCGCTGCGCTCGAACGAGGCTACAATGTCCTCACCTATGAAGGTCCTGGACAGCCGTCGCCACGTCGTTACCAAAACAAGGGCTTCATCGCGGAGTGGGAAAAAGTCGTCACCCCCATCTTGGACCATGTCCTCAACATGACCAAGTCGGTCGACCCGACAGCCGTCGCTCTTTACGGCCTATCTCTAGGAGGCTACATGGCCCCGCGCGCGGCCGCCTTCGATCATCGCTTCGCCGCAATCATGGCCCTGGACGGTGTATGGGACTTTGGCGCCGTTATCCGCCACGACTTTGGGCCCGATGCCATGCAAATCTACGACTCGGGTGACAAGGCAAAATTCGACCAGCTCGCTCAGCAGTATCTGAAGCCAGGCGTACGCACACGCCTGCGCTGGGGTCTCGAGCAAGGCATGTGGGCGTTCAACACGACTTCGCCATTCGAATTTGTCACCAGGGTGCAGAAATTTTCGCTGGCGAAGGTGGCTCACCAGATTCGAACACCCGCGTTGATTGGCGATGCCGAAGGTgacatcttcttcaagggCCAAGCGCAGCAGTTGGCCCAAGCGATTGGCAAGTGGGCTACTTTGTATCAGTTTAAGAACAAGGATTCTATTGGGACGCATTCAGGCATTGGCGCGTTGAAGCAGCATAATCAAGTCATATATGACTGGTTTGAGGACATTCTTCACAGGTAG